CTCGAACCCGTTGAGATACCGCGTCACCGTCTGGTGCGACACGCCCGCGAGGCGAGCCACGTCGTAGATGGTGGCGCGCTTCATGTGACGCAGTCTAGCCACAGGCCGCGGGCAGGCGGCCGCCGCCCTCCCCCGATCGCCGGCCGAGCACGGCCGAGCCGCTGTACGGGCCTCCCGGCCCCTCGGCGAACCGGAGCACATTGCGGCCGCCGGCGGTATCGAGCCGGTACCGACCGGCCGCGAACGGGTCGTAGCCGTCCACCGGCAGCGGGCCGGCGCACGGCGGGACGTAGTGGAAGCGCCAGCCGTCCCCCTCCAGGAGCCGGATGCTGCGGTGATGCCACGTCGTCGTCATGACGACCACCCGGTGGCCCGGCACATCGAGCGGACGGTACGCGTTCACCGTGGTGAACGCGGCGGCGACCAGCAGGACATACCCGACGGGGAACGCCGCCAGGAGCAGCAGGGTGGAGAGCACCCGCGCGATCACGCGCAGCACACGCCAGGGGATGCGGTGGGCCAGAACCGCTACCTGCACGAGCGCGACGAAGCCGCAGGCCGCGGCGGCGAGCACGAGGAGCATGCCCGCCTGGATCGCGTCCGGGGCGCCCGCCGGGCCGATCAGCAGGACGTCCGGGCCGGCCGTGCACAGGCCCACGCCAGCGGCCGCAAGCGTGACGGCGAGCGCGGCGGGCGTCCAGGGCAGCAAGGTGGAGGCGCGCATCCCGCCACTCTCCCGGCCGGTGGGTCGCGGGGGCATCGGGCGCGAGAGGGAGAGGGGTCGGTCGGAAGGAGGGATCTCCGCCGCGTACCCGCTGTACAGTGCCGCCCGGGGGTATCGATGAACAACTGCAGCCAGGGCGGAGCGTCGTGACGTTCTTCACGCAGGAGCCGGAGCCGCGCGGTGGCCCGCAGGAGGCATCGGCGGCGGAGGGACGCCGCTCGGCCGTGCACGGCTTCGGCGCGGTGGGTCTCGTGGCGCTCCCGATCATCCTGATGGTCGCGTACGTGCTGGCGGCGTTCCAGGGCTGGCAGGCGACCGATGCCGAGCAGGCCGCCGTCGATCAGAAGGCGTTCCCCCTCCTGATCACCGCGGGCGTCGTCATGGGCGTCAGCGCCGTGACGGTCGTCGTGCTCCGCGCGGGTGTGCGCGGGCGGTTCGCCGGGGGCACCGCGTGGGTCGTGCTCGCCGTGCTCTCGGCTCCGATCGCCGCGTACCTCGTGTTCGCCGGGTTCGCGAGCCTCGACCGGGGGTGAGGCGCTGAGCCGTCGGGTCTAACCGACGGTGTCGGCCGGCACGCCCTCCTCCGCGTCGGCCGTCGCCAGCGCTCCCGTCTCGGACTCGGGGCGGCGCAGGACCATCCAGCCGTCACCGGGGCGCAGCGTCAGCTCGCCGTCGAAGCCGGGCGCGTGGGCGAAGAACGTCGCGCCTCCCGCTCGTCCGGCCGGGCCGCCGAAGACGGCCAGCAGCTCCTCACCCGCGGGAGACCGCAGGACGTACGCGCGCTTGGGGGCCAACGTTGCCCAGTCCTCGACGCTGTCGACCACCTGCTCGCCCGAACCGACGACCTCCGCACCCACGGCCACCCTCATCTCTCCGCTGCCGACAAACACGGCCGGGACGCAGCGGCATGCGGGCGCATGCGGAGCGGTCGGCCGACCCCACTGTCCGCCCGTTCTGCGGCGAGCGCAACGGGCTCATGCGCGGCCGGGTCTCAGCGGGGAGCGCGCGCCACCACCCGGAACTCCTCCAGCACCAGCTCGGTCGCGGCGGTCGCCTCCGGCCAGACCGACAGGTGGGCGTCGCGCCAGGCGGCCACCGTGTCGAGGCCCTCGCCCTCGGCGTGCGCGTGGTGGGCGTCGACGTCGTCGAAGCTGCGGAGGCGGACGCGGGTCACCTCGATGATCGCGATCGCCGCATCGGCGGAGTCGACCAGCCGGTAGAGCGCTCCGACGGTGGGGAGGGGCTCCTGCTCGGCCGCGTAGTCCGCCAGGAGCGAGGTGGTGGCCGTCTTGACGCCGGTGAGGATGCGGCGCGTGAGGTCGTCGCGCTCGGGGCCCGGGCGGCCGATGGTGGAGGCGGGGAGGCTGCGCGCCCGCTGCGCGAAGTCCAGCGCGGCGGAGGCTGGTCCGGGGCGGGTCATGCATCCGAGCCTAGGGGCGGGCAACGGTCCGGGCCCTGGGCCGATTCATGAAGACCATCCGGCGCATCCACAGGCTCCGTAAGAATCGGCAAAGAATACGGGGACATCGTGGGTCTCATGGATCAGACGCTCACGCTCCCCGTGCCGGCCCGCCGCGCGCGACGCGGCTCCACGGCGGTGCGGCTGCGGCGCGGTGCGCTGGCGGTCAGGGCGGCGCTCGTCCTCGGCGTCGTCGGGGTGCTCGCGATGTGGTGGCTGAGCGTGCCCGTCGGGTTCGGCGCGACGCCCGCGAACGCCGCCACCTCGGTCGGCGAGCTGAGCGGGATGGCCGGCGCGTTCCTCGTCTGCGCCCAGGTGCTGCTGATCGCCCGCGTGCCGTGGTTCGAGCGGGCGGTCGGGCTCGACCGGCTCGTGTCGTGGCACCGGTCTCTCGGGGCGTCGGTGCTGTTCCTGGTGATCGCACATGTCGTCTTCATCGTCATCGGCGGCGAGCTCGCCGACCGCAACCCGCCGTGGACCGAGTTCGTCACGGTGCTGCAGACGTACCCCGACATGATCACGGCGCTCGTCGGCACGATCGCGTTCCTCGCCGTGGGACTGAGCAGCGCCCGGCTGGTCCGGCGGAGGCTGTCGTACGAGGTCTGGTACTGGCTGCACGTCACCACCTACGCTGCGATCTTCCTCACCTTCTTCCACCAGCTGAGCGGCGGCGCGCACTTCGTCTCCGACCCGGTGAACCGCGTCCTGTGGATCGCCCTGTACCTGGGCACCGCGGCGGCCGTGCTGACCTGGCGGTTCCTCCTCCCCGGCCTCGACGCCTGGCGCGGACGGATGCGCGTCGCCGCGGTCGTGCCCGAGGGCCACGGCATGACGAGCGTCTGGCTCACCGGGCCGCACGTCGAGCGGATGGACGTGCGGGCAGGCAACTTCCTCCTCTTCCGCTTCCTGCGCTGGGGGCACCTCGGCACCGCGCACCCGTACTCGGTCTCGGCGGTGCCGCGCGACGGCTCCCTGCGGATCACGGTGGGTGCGCTCGGGGACCACTCGGGGAGGCTGCCCCTGCTGCGGCCGGGCACGCTCGTGTTCGCCGAAGGGCCGTTCGGGCACTTCACCGCCGACACGGCGAGCCGTCCGCGCATCCTGCTCGTCGCGGGCGGTGCGGGGATCGGGCCGATCCGCGCCCTCGCCGAGGAGCTGGCGTCGCGCGGCGCCCAGCCCGTCGTCCTCTACCGCGTCAGCGGCCGCGAGCAGCTCGCCCTGCTGGGGGAGCTGCAGGCCATGCCGGGCGTCGCCGTCGTGCCGCTGGTCGGCCGCCGAGCCGACCTGGGCTTCGACCCGCTCGGTCCCGGCTCCCTCAGCCGCATCATCCCCGACCTCCACGACTGGGAGGCGTTCATCTGCGGCCCAGAGGGCATGGCCTCGCAGGTCGAGCGCTCGCTGCGGGAGCTGCGGATGCCGAAGCGCTACATCCACCGAGAAGAACTGAGCATGTCATGAACAACCGATCCTGGCGCGGAACCGTCCTCTTCACCGTGATCCTCGTGGTCATGGGAGCGACGGTCGGGCTGAAGCTGTACGGCGTGGGGCAGGAGGCGGTCAGCGCGCCGACGTCGATCACGTCGACCCCGGCGGCGGGCACGACGGGCGGTGCGACCGGCGGCTCGACCGGCGGCTCGACGCAGGCGGCGCCGTCGACCGGCTCCGGCTCGTCGACCTCGTCCGGCTCCGGCTCGGGCTCCGGGACGAGCTCCACCGGCACCAGGACCATCACCGGCTCGGCCGTGCAGACACGCTACGGCGCCGTGCAGGTGCAGCTCACGCTCTCGGGCGGCACGATCACGGCCGTCGACACC
The sequence above is a segment of the Leifsonia williamsii genome. Coding sequences within it:
- a CDS encoding ferredoxin reductase family protein codes for the protein MDQTLTLPVPARRARRGSTAVRLRRGALAVRAALVLGVVGVLAMWWLSVPVGFGATPANAATSVGELSGMAGAFLVCAQVLLIARVPWFERAVGLDRLVSWHRSLGASVLFLVIAHVVFIVIGGELADRNPPWTEFVTVLQTYPDMITALVGTIAFLAVGLSSARLVRRRLSYEVWYWLHVTTYAAIFLTFFHQLSGGAHFVSDPVNRVLWIALYLGTAAAVLTWRFLLPGLDAWRGRMRVAAVVPEGHGMTSVWLTGPHVERMDVRAGNFLLFRFLRWGHLGTAHPYSVSAVPRDGSLRITVGALGDHSGRLPLLRPGTLVFAEGPFGHFTADTASRPRILLVAGGAGIGPIRALAEELASRGAQPVVLYRVSGREQLALLGELQAMPGVAVVPLVGRRADLGFDPLGPGSLSRIIPDLHDWEAFICGPEGMASQVERSLRELRMPKRYIHREELSMS
- a CDS encoding ASCH domain-containing protein — its product is MTRPGPASAALDFAQRARSLPASTIGRPGPERDDLTRRILTGVKTATTSLLADYAAEQEPLPTVGALYRLVDSADAAIAIIEVTRVRLRSFDDVDAHHAHAEGEGLDTVAAWRDAHLSVWPEATAATELVLEEFRVVARAPR
- a CDS encoding FMN-binding protein, which codes for MNNRSWRGTVLFTVILVVMGATVGLKLYGVGQEAVSAPTSITSTPAAGTTGGATGGSTGGSTQAAPSTGSGSSTSSGSGSGSGTSSTGTRTITGSAVQTRYGAVQVQLTLSGGTITAVDTLQAPDGNGRDIAINQDALPILQQEVLQSQSADIDTVSGATYTSEGYKQSVQSALDQR